A genome region from Elusimicrobiota bacterium includes the following:
- the pstB gene encoding phosphate ABC transporter ATP-binding protein PstB codes for MLNEKQMIETRIKVNNVNFFYGQKQALKNLSFNIFDKKVTAIIGPSGCGKSTFIRLLNRMNDLVPGARAAGSIMLDGKNILEPTVDVVALRRKVGMVFQKPNPFPKSIYQNIAYGLEINGKKSKSAIMEKVEESLKKAALWDEVKDRLSDSALGISGGQQQRLCIARCIAIDPEVILFDEPCASLDPISTNKIEELLLDLKKYYTIVIVTHNMQQAARVSDYTAFMYLGELIEYDTTEKIFTVPKEKKTEEYLSGRFG; via the coding sequence ATGCTAAATGAAAAACAAATGATTGAAACCAGGATAAAAGTAAATAACGTAAACTTCTTTTACGGGCAGAAACAAGCGCTCAAAAATCTTTCATTTAACATTTTTGATAAAAAGGTTACGGCAATCATAGGCCCGTCGGGCTGTGGGAAATCTACCTTTATCCGTTTGCTTAACCGAATGAATGATCTTGTCCCCGGCGCAAGAGCCGCAGGTTCAATCATGCTTGACGGAAAAAATATTCTTGAGCCGACAGTTGATGTAGTGGCATTGAGGCGAAAAGTTGGGATGGTTTTTCAAAAACCTAATCCGTTTCCAAAAAGTATATATCAGAATATTGCATACGGCTTGGAAATCAACGGTAAAAAAAGTAAATCGGCCATCATGGAAAAAGTAGAAGAATCTTTAAAGAAAGCTGCGTTGTGGGATGAAGTAAAAGACCGTCTAAGTGACAGCGCTTTGGGAATTTCCGGAGGGCAGCAGCAGAGATTGTGCATAGCGCGATGTATTGCGATTGATCCTGAGGTTATTCTTTTTGATGAACCATGTGCCAGTTTGGATCCGATTTCTACCAATAAAATTGAAGAACTTTTATTAGATTTGAAAAAATATTATACAATAGTCATTGTTACTCACAATATGCAGCAAGCCGCACGTGTTTCAGATTATACAGCATTTATGTATTTGGGCGAGCTGATAGAATATGATACAACGGAAAAAATATTTACTGTTCCGAAAGAGAAGAAGACGGAAGAGTATTTATCGGGGAGATTTGGATGA
- the pstA gene encoding phosphate ABC transporter permease PstA encodes MKNRIEQKIGFIVLSICILITLFFLGAVVYFIIVRGMGVISWEFLTQEPRKAMTAGGVAPAIVGTFYLTIGAILFALPLGLACSIYLNEYSPKGSIVNIIRMSINNLAGVPSVVFGLFGLVVFVKFFNFGVSILSGSLTLGILILPGIISASQEALLAVPLSLREASLALGATHWQTIKRVVLPTALPGILTGIILSVGRAAGETAPILFTAATFYKHGYPDSILSETMVLPYHIYALMTEGAHPEQQTAIAYGCSLILLVLVLSVSGLAIYLRQKNRSSYGH; translated from the coding sequence ATGAAAAACAGAATTGAACAAAAAATTGGTTTTATAGTATTATCTATATGCATTTTAATTACGCTGTTCTTTCTAGGAGCTGTAGTATATTTTATTATTGTCCGGGGGATGGGCGTTATTTCCTGGGAGTTTCTTACACAGGAACCGCGTAAAGCGATGACAGCCGGGGGCGTAGCTCCGGCTATAGTGGGAACTTTTTATTTAACCATAGGTGCAATTCTTTTTGCGTTGCCTTTAGGTCTTGCGTGTTCAATATACTTAAACGAATACAGCCCCAAAGGGTCAATTGTAAACATTATCCGCATGAGTATAAATAATCTTGCGGGCGTGCCGTCAGTTGTGTTTGGTCTTTTTGGGCTTGTAGTATTTGTAAAATTTTTCAATTTCGGAGTATCAATACTTTCAGGAAGTTTAACATTGGGGATACTGATTTTGCCTGGAATTATTTCTGCTTCCCAGGAAGCTCTATTAGCTGTGCCCCTATCTTTGAGGGAAGCGTCTTTGGCCCTTGGGGCCACTCACTGGCAGACCATTAAAAGGGTGGTATTGCCCACGGCTTTGCCCGGTATCCTTACGGGAATAATATTAAGTGTCGGCAGGGCGGCCGGTGAAACCGCGCCGATACTTTTTACAGCGGCAACATTTTATAAACATGGTTATCCGGATTCCATATTATCCGAGACTATGGTACTACCTTACCATATCTATGCGTTAATGACTGAAGGTGCCCATCCCGAACAGCAAACCGCTATTGCATACGGATGCTCGCTTATTCTCTTAGTGCTTGTATTATCAGTTTCAGGCCTTGCGATATATCTTAGACAGAAAAACAGGAGCAGCTATGGACATTAA
- the atpB gene encoding F0F1 ATP synthase subunit A, which translates to MVPLKAEVLTHFLGFPITNTVTSTVLADILILSIAFLLRKKISLIPGKLQNIIESFIDVLYGFIEDVAGTGKRAETIFPWFVSFFLFIFISNLLGLLPGYQTIVLTPATGNEHIPIFRAATSDLNVTLALALISVFATNLMSIQFLGFKGYLIKFFSLNPVYLFVGLLEIISELTRIISLSFRLFGNIFSGEFMLSLALYSFAFLGPLPFLFLELIKAVVQALIFSMLTMVFMSISTMKHEEH; encoded by the coding sequence ATGGTTCCTCTAAAAGCAGAAGTATTAACGCATTTTTTAGGATTTCCTATCACAAATACCGTTACGTCTACGGTTTTGGCGGATATATTAATTCTATCCATAGCATTTTTACTAAGAAAAAAAATATCTCTCATTCCAGGCAAACTTCAGAATATTATTGAATCCTTTATTGATGTGCTTTATGGTTTCATTGAGGATGTTGCAGGCACCGGCAAAAGAGCGGAAACTATTTTTCCTTGGTTTGTCAGCTTTTTTCTTTTCATTTTTATTTCCAATCTTTTAGGACTTTTGCCCGGGTATCAGACAATAGTTCTTACGCCCGCAACGGGGAACGAGCATATTCCGATTTTCAGGGCTGCAACAAGCGATTTAAATGTTACCCTTGCTCTTGCTTTAATATCAGTTTTTGCTACAAATCTGATGAGCATTCAATTTTTGGGCTTCAAAGGATACTTAATTAAGTTCTTTTCTCTAAATCCCGTTTATCTTTTTGTCGGATTGCTTGAAATAATATCAGAATTGACAAGGATAATATCACTTTCATTCAGGCTTTTCGGAAATATTTTTTCTGGTGAGTTTATGCTTTCCTTGGCACTTTATTCATTTGCATTTCTGGGGCCATTGCCATTTTTATTCTTAGAACTTATTAAAGCAGTGGTCCAGGCATTGATATTTTCAATGCTAACCATGGTTTTCATGAGCATATCTACTATGAAACATGAAGAGCATTAG
- a CDS encoding ATP synthase F0 subunit C — protein MTTITFTGGIIIALGAFAPALSIGLIGAKAMESIGRNPEASGKIIIGMLLAMAFAEAIAIYALILAFMK, from the coding sequence ATGACCACAATAACATTTACTGGCGGTATTATTATTGCTTTAGGAGCGTTTGCTCCTGCTCTAAGCATAGGTCTTATAGGGGCAAAAGCTATGGAATCAATAGGAAGAAATCCTGAGGCAAGCGGGAAAATTATCATCGGGATGCTTCTTGCAATGGCTTTTGCCGAAGCAATAGCGATTTATGCGCTAATTCTTGCTTTTATGAAATAG
- a CDS encoding ATP synthase F0 subunit B, with the protein MEFLKDLGLDKYLLIAQIVNFLILFLILKAIFFKPLKKVLEERKERIAKGLEDADAARMLLEKTQKEKDEIIIAARQEIHLMMENTRKAAEDIKRKLVEDSKQESEKIISEAKKEAENEMKKMEKQIKIMSLDISKKILSTVIPVLFDDKEKNAVLNKAVKKLEDKNIYEQGKS; encoded by the coding sequence ATGGAATTCTTAAAAGATCTAGGCCTTGATAAATATTTATTAATAGCTCAAATAGTCAATTTTCTAATACTTTTTCTGATTCTTAAAGCTATTTTCTTTAAACCTCTGAAAAAAGTCCTTGAAGAAAGAAAGGAAAGAATTGCCAAAGGATTAGAAGATGCTGATGCTGCAAGAATGCTTCTAGAAAAAACACAGAAAGAAAAAGATGAAATAATTATAGCGGCTCGACAGGAAATACATCTGATGATGGAAAATACAAGAAAAGCCGCGGAAGATATTAAGCGCAAGCTAGTTGAGGATTCAAAACAGGAATCCGAAAAAATTATATCTGAAGCAAAAAAAGAAGCGGAAAATGAAATGAAAAAGATGGAAAAACAAATTAAAATTATGTCTTTGGATATTTCAAAAAAAATACTTTCTACCGTTATTCCCGTTCTTTTTGACGATAAAGAAAAAAATGCTGTATTAAATAAGGCTGTAAAAAAATTGGAAGACAAAAATATTTATGAACAGGGTAAATCTTAA
- a CDS encoding arsenate reductase ArsC produces MKKRMLFLCTNNSVRSQMAEGLMRHLRGIDYDVFSAGTNPTQVNQSAIEVMKEIGIDISGQKSKSIKEFIDKTFDVVVTLCDSAKESCPIFPGAKKIIHHSFPDPSKEYADFDERLEPFRETRDEIENWIKKNF; encoded by the coding sequence ATGAAGAAAAGAATGCTATTCTTATGCACAAATAACTCAGTTCGGTCGCAGATGGCGGAAGGATTAATGCGGCATTTACGCGGAATTGACTACGATGTATTCAGCGCGGGAACAAACCCGACACAGGTTAATCAGTCTGCGATTGAGGTTATGAAGGAAATCGGGATAGATATATCAGGTCAAAAATCAAAAAGCATTAAGGAATTTATTGATAAGACATTTGATGTTGTTGTTACGCTGTGTGATAGTGCAAAAGAATCGTGCCCGATATTTCCTGGGGCTAAAAAAATTATACATCATTCTTTTCCTGATCCTTCAAAAGAATATGCTGATTTTGATGAACGCCTGGAGCCGTTTCGGGAAACTCGGGATGAAATCGAAAATTGGATAAAAAAGAATTTTTAA
- the phoU gene encoding phosphate signaling complex protein PhoU: MIEEKVIQLKKHIVEYAGLVEGMVRKSMKGLIEKNKLLLLEVMDKDEPKANNYELEMDEMCTNIIAQFQPKAKNLRLILMASKMSTDLERMGDHAVNIVQSALYLVDYPNVKPLVDLPKMGEITIGMLSDSINSFVNEDGKLAKAVCERDSLVDDLKGSISKELTTIMTEDSKTIDRSLNILRIVGNLERIADLSTNIGEDVLFLAEGRVIKHHKEEK, from the coding sequence ATGATTGAGGAAAAAGTAATTCAACTAAAGAAGCATATTGTGGAATATGCTGGGCTTGTGGAAGGAATGGTACGGAAATCTATGAAAGGGCTTATTGAAAAAAACAAATTACTTCTTTTAGAAGTAATGGATAAAGATGAACCGAAAGCAAACAATTATGAGCTGGAAATGGATGAAATGTGCACAAACATTATAGCCCAGTTCCAACCCAAAGCTAAAAACCTTCGATTAATCCTTATGGCATCAAAAATGTCCACTGATCTTGAAAGAATGGGAGACCATGCCGTCAATATTGTTCAAAGCGCATTATATCTTGTTGATTATCCTAATGTAAAACCATTGGTTGATCTGCCAAAAATGGGAGAAATAACTATTGGAATGTTATCGGACAGTATTAATTCTTTTGTAAATGAGGACGGAAAGCTTGCAAAAGCTGTCTGTGAACGGGATAGTCTTGTTGATGATCTGAAAGGCAGCATTTCGAAAGAACTTACAACTATTATGACGGAGGATTCAAAGACTATTGACCGATCGCTGAACATCCTTCGAATTGTAGGTAATCTAGAAAGGATAGCCGATCTTTCCACCAATATTGGAGAAGATGTGCTTTTTTTGGCTGAAGGAAGAGTTATTAAGCACCACAAAGAAGAAAAATAA